The region tATCTACCTCGTTTTATGTACTGTCctgtttaatatttttctttatattttattcatttagacatttattcatctatttattgatcttttttccattttgcatcattattctttCATCTCTTTAAActgttatttttagatttattacCGGGAATAAAAAACGTTTATGGAGATTGGAAGCTGCcaacattttgttaaatttactaaaaaatatattaaaaatgaatgtaggttttaatttttttaattattattatatttattttattatattaattattataataactatTATGGAGGACTcattaattgattaaattaattgaattagattgtatatatattttttattaatttatagatGGGATTCATTTTtgaaatttatgtttttgatttttttatgtatctatttaaagggaaaataatgaatgaaaatgtggcataatttgattttttttttaaattttcctattcccaatttttttttacatttatttccccatttttttttattttttttttatacatttataaatgttattttttttttttttacattttgcattattttgtaaaggcaaaataataaataatttaaaccaaaaaataatttttaaatttttttctttaggtCCGCAGTGATGCTGCTGCCGTGGCTCACGGTCCTGTCAACGCTCCTCGTCCTGCTGCTGGCTGCCGGACGCTGCACCGCGGCAGCCTTGCTCCCGGGCTCTGGTACCCGGGTGGATTGGCGCCTGGATGGACGCAGTGGTGCACTGGAGCTGGTTCGCCGCGACCTGAAGACGAGGACGGAGGCAGCAGAGGAACCGTCCGGACACAGAGTCAAAacgctgcagagagagagcCGGTCACTGCAGGTACCAGGTCAGTACTACTTATACTACTAGTACTGCATCAATTACTTATACttaaattttcctttttattgattacttaatttatttattttccttttaatttaattttattagtttatttttgttgtgtatttgtttgctttttcaTTAACTTTTCATtgaattttacatattttaaaattcttattatttaaaaaaatttttttactaCGTTTACTTTTACTATAATAATGACATTTTccttatatttattaattcatttttgattcatttataCATGTATTAGTTATGCATTCTGAATTATTGGcattatgttttaataatttatcaacCGTTGAAAAGTTGATCCCATGGCCATTATTTACCTATTTTTCCATATTGCAttgttgcattattattattttttttaaatcttgatttCCCCTAAGCATTTTTCCTATTTAtttgcacaaacatttttttttttctttttttttttttttttcattatcatgTGAGGTGTGTCCTGGGATCAACTTTTTGgtgaaaatctaaaataaataaatacatgttaagtatatgtaaaaaaataaataaatcaataatgcaaaaatgaatgaattgatTTAAAGAAAgcagaaattaaaaatgattgtaCATAAATAGGCTTATTACTACACTGCTAACAGCAGCTGCTAACAGATCATTCTGGGTACTATTTATGGTGCACAAAGCATTATGGGAAGTGTAGTTCCACAAATTAAAGACTGATTATCTGGGAGACTTTGAAAACCTGGTCCTGACCCTTCcattcttccttccttccattgCCACCGACAATTTTTAACACTTCTGcaatattttgcttttatttcagaTCCACATCACAAAGACAAGTACATCATACACCTGACAGGTACGAACACCGTGCCACGTGCTTCCTGTGAATAACAcggcatgtttaaaaaaagatgtttttcccTGCGACCACCTGTAGAAAATCTATTTTTCATACCTGAAAGGAACTAGTATCCAGATTCTTTACTGTAGCAAAAGTGCTAATACatatgattaattaattaattaattaatttgccaTTCCATGTACCAAAAATTACATTGAAAATTAATGTGtgcattaattaattgataaaatatcacatttgaTGTTTGTGTCTTAATTTGCTGAAAAGCCTTTGCTCCATTTCccctatttattttatatattatatatttattaatttaaattttgtatataattattaagaaattctttttttcttattgtattACTTTTCCTTGCATTTTTCCCTCTTTATTTCTCCCTACTTATTTAATTCTGTATTTGTtacatttcttcttcattatgCAAATTCGGGGTTTGTGTCATAGGGTCAACTTTCCGCCTGTTggtaatacattaaataaaatgtatttgtgtgtttgaattaaatgaacaaaaaataattaaaaatttgaaaataaatgcatttttaaattaataaaaaataacaaaattcaaGGGAAAATCAAATAGGAAATAAATTAaggaatgacaaaaacaaaaaatcaaaggaaaatgaaaatatttaaaaaaatacatgaattgatttttctgttttaattattttacttaCCTTTTCATTAATCCCTTTTAATTGTTTACTTTCTAATTTTCTAATTTCtaagtttatttttggcatttttttaataatttcctttttattgaaatgttatttttaggCAATATGGACTTTCATTTTCATAATGAAGGGGAAACGTATAAATTAATAGTACAGAAAATACGtttgaaaagagtaaaaaagggGGAAGAATGCATAgggaaataataatacaaatacatatttttttaaattcaacaaatgcagcaataattaatattttacaaaTTTAACAAAgagacatttgaaaaaaatgtaaaagtgaaattaaataggttaaaaaataaatttacattttaatatgataattttttttcgTACATTTAATAGCGTATTAGTTCATTTCTTgcgtcatttattatttttgtgagCTTCTGTCCTCCATAACATGGAGTATGATAATGTCGTTGAAATAAAAGTATTGATTGTTTCTCTTCTTATTCATAACTCAGCATGGGTTTGAGCGAGTGCCACGCCCCAAAACTATTATGAGTTTTCAGTGCTTATGAAGAGCTTGcaactttttgtatttttcccaACATTGATGAAGCGTTGACGACAGAATTCTGAGTTTATATGAAAATGCTAATAAGATGTAATGCCACAGGcttttgtccaatcagagagctGCATTCTGACACATGTTCTTTCTGTCCTCAGGCCCTCTTTACATCAACCCAAAGTGCAGGAAACACTTCCACAGACTTTACCACAACACCAGAGACTGCACCATACCTGCCTGtgagtgcacaaacacacacatacacacacacaaacactaacacACTGTTATCAGTCAATGATCATGTCAGAACAGCACCAGCTCTTGTGATCTTAAATCATGCGTGCAGTGCTTTGTTTATCccggagagagagtgtgtgttgtgtgtgtgcgcgcgcgcgcgggggtgtgtgtgtgtgtgtgcgcgtatgtgtgcgtgcgtgtgtgtttgtgtgagtgttaaaacaagtcttgtcctgtttttgtcttttatctcAAACGAACTCCTGTGGCAACATGACACAGAAACAGTTTTATACTTATCTAAGtattgatattacattttttttttattgttttaaatactttgacagctatttttttccaaggcatgtttacatgtatttaattatttatcgtattcttaaataaatatatatcatatgtaagttaaaataagacaaagaaataaaaataatatatgtgtatatataatgtaaaataattatcatattCAAGCCCCAGGTTAcgcatattttatatatatatatatatatatatatatatgtatatatgtgtttttatattatgtGTAACCTGGGGCTTGaatatgataattatttttttatttttttaaataacatacaataaaatacatgaaataaagataattaaaaatactatgtctaatatataaataatataaaataccaaaaattacattaaaaacaaggCCTAGCCTGGGTCTTTAGAATATTATatacaagtattttttttaagaaacaaagacattttgtaaataagtaataattgATAAAAGTCAAATGTCCCCAGATCCCACTTTGAGAATCACTAGCCTAAACCACATGATCCTTTTCTCAACCTTTAGCTGCAGGCGGGCAGTTTGGCCTCTAATCGAGATACATCCTGAGCCTTGTGACTGTTTTTATGAAGttaaacatgtttctgtttttgaacCGCAGATAAAAAGTCTCTGATGTTTTCAGATTATAAAAGATGCGCTCGTCTGCTGACTCGACTGGCCAGCAGCCCTCGCTGTACCGAGAGATAAACACACGGCGAGACTGGAAACAGGTAATAACGTACATCTGAAACAATCAACAATCTGAGTTTTTGTTCTTAAAATCAATAACACTTGGAACCTGAAGTCAGTACAAGTTGAAATAGAGTCCGTAGGATCAGTAGAACATCCAGTCTGTAGAACTGCTACAATTATACACCTGTGACCAAAAGTTTGTCCTGGGTCTGCAGGTTTACATGTGCCACAGAGTCTCGAGAACCTGCAGAGCCTACAGTGTATAGAATGGTTAATGGTTGTGTCCATATAACCTGTTAAGGTCTATGCTCTACAGGTTCTAAGGTAGAACATACAGAGTCTGCATCATCAGTATGAGTCCATATGTGTAGAACATCTTACAACCAGTATTTCTAGAATCTCTTTCTATTGTGAAACTTGAAGCTAGTCCAGAGAAACCTGAAGGGGTAAATATATATTGACTGTATTACTGCTAGAACCAAGAGATCCTGAATCTTTGGAACTTGTAGATTCCTTGGAACCTGTAGTATCTTAAATACAGTTGACCATGCAGAGTGTATAATGCCTGTAGAACTTCAAGTCTTTTCAACCCATAAAGGTTGTGGACTGTAGAGTGTATAGAACATGTGAAAGCTGctttacagtaataacagtaCAGGTACAGACAATACAACACAGGCCACATATAACATATACACAGTATAcaagaaacagtgcaatgcacaCCTGCGCAGACCCTTCCTCGCTCACTGTATTATACCATGTCATATCTTCAGATTTATAGAGCCCTGAACATATCTGTAAAAGCTTAGTCAAGAGAACATAGAGCATGGTGCCATTATAACCTGTGAAACATTCAGTCTGCAAAACATGGGGCGCCTGATGTTAGTAGAACCTGTAAGGAATAGAGTGTTTGTATGACATGGCCTTGTAGCTAGACCCTTGAGACTCTACAACCTGCAGGGTATAAGTTGTCTATTTAATTGGAAGAACCAAAAGAACCGTAATATTTGGAACTTGAAGATTTTATAAAATCTTTAGAACATGTAATTTCAAAAACCTGAAGAGTTTGGAGTCTGTACAACCTGACATCTCTTTAAAATTGTAGTCAAGAGTAGAAACTACTGATTTGCATCATGGGAAATGCAGTCTTCAGTGCGTGATTTTGAAGTacttgtttcttcttttgtaaCAGCCTCTCTGTTGTCCATCCACTGACGAGCCGGCAGAGTTCTCCAGCCAATAGAAACTCCTCTGAGGCACCTCTGACCAGGATGTTTTTTATTCAACTCTCTGCCCAACAGACCTGGcttaatattaaaattaaaatgtaatatcagGCAGCGGACTCAGCGGCTGTGTTCTACCGGACTCTACTCTGCTGGACTCCACCAATCTTCAACCTCTACAATACGAATGAAAAAGGATTTCTATTTTTCTGAAGAGAAAGTTCAACTGAGAGTTTGAGGTGATTCTACTGGTTCCTATTAAAGCAGCAGGATTTCTTTTTCTGGCTGAAAGTAGGCGGATCGCTGCTTTGAaatcaagaaaaatgtcagATTGGATCtggacactttttaaaatccgGGACCAATgtctttttcagatttttggtGTGATTTTGGATTCCTGAACATTTTGAAGCCTTCAGAGGAAATAAATGGACAAACCCTCTGATTTGACATCATGTGCAACAAAATCTGAAATGctgaatgtgttttatgtaacataatgcaaaataacaataataataattacagtaataatattccactatatttatattgtttaaGATGCTGCCCAGTGTGCAATATGTACATACTGAAGGAGGAATAAAGACACAcgtttcatatatattttaccaATTTAAGACCTCTTTTTTGCTGTTTCTTCGCTTCACAGCtaatgataatttaatttttgagACTACAGTACAGTAGTTATTGTTAAACTAATATTAGCTAATGTTACTTTATTATTAAAGTTAGAATTAGCCAATCATCTTAGCAATTTTAAGTTTATATGCATTATGTCCACAATGTTAGCTAGCAATCATGAAAAATGAATGTTATTACTAGCATTCAGCCCTATTTGGTTTTAGATTTACATTGTTACATAGTTATTGTTAGGATAACATTAGCTGACGTAGCTAatagtttgttaatggtaaTTAGCTGCTTACAATACCATTCAGACATATACATGATTTTAGATTTATAGGTTACTGTAGTTATTGTCACGCTAACAGTGTGCTGTTTGGTAATTAGCTGCTAAAATTAGCATCAGCCATAAGTTTATATTGTAGTTAAGTTCAGCTAAGATTAGCTTTTTAGGTGAACTGCCaaaggtgtgtgtttgcagtccAACCAGCTTGGCTGCAGTTTTGGCAACAACTTCCacttaatcacacacacacacacacacacacacacacacacacacctgtgacaGTTAAAACTAATTACTATAAAATGACTGTAAGCGATATTTTAGGAACATCAAGCCTAAGatcaaaaagacagacagacagatagacagacggACTGTAGTCAAAAGGAAATCTGTCTAATTACGCCGTGGCTTTTATTACAGAGGTGTGTGGTTGCCAATGGACTTTCTTAACTGGCGTTTCATCTCAAACTGctttaaaaggtttttaaaaaatgtgtggctgaatgtaatatatatacgtTACATCTGCTTTCTTTAACTGCTGAAGATAGCAAAGTTTTAGTTGTTGCAATATTCAATcatatggaattatgttaaATCTTATATGTTTATACACATTCCCCAAACAGAGATCAGCTCTGCAACacgtttgggtttttttatagCAGGGGAAACTGATCAGCAGCAGCCAAAGTCAACAGAAGTGCAATGTGGTTCACCCTGTCAGAGACAAGCTGCTGACAGATAACAAACCAACCACACAGCttcttaaattcaacttaacTACTGTAGATTCAGATTTAttccaacaataacaaaaagaaaagaaactgttGTCCAGGACATTTCAAAAGACTTGGCTTAGCTTATCTTATTTTAGCCAAAAATTATCTAAACTATCAACCTCAGTATGTGGCTGAATGCTAACAGCaacatttgtagtttttgttgttGGATGATTGCCAACATTAGCCAACATTGTTAATAGCGAAGATGAACACATAATGCAGTTTTGTTATTGATCAAGAGTTCGCTGACATCGACACAATGTTGGTAGCCACAgaaagttcagattttttaGCTAACATTGTGAATCTAGTGCAGTTGAATTTGTAGTCTAATGTAGCTAGTAGTTTTGAATGTAAAGTATAACAGAAAAGATACACAagagctaatgttagccaaaCAATCACTACAGTATGGACAATTCATATGTGGCTGAACGTTAATTTTAGCAGATATTCGTGAAATTGATGGTAATGTCAGCTTATGTTAGCATTCAATAACAATTTATGAGTTGATGGTAGATTTTTCTTTAGCCCATTATCTTCAAATAGATATTTGGCTAAATGCTTACTTTAgcatttgta is a window of Centropristis striata isolate RG_2023a ecotype Rhode Island chromosome 24, C.striata_1.0, whole genome shotgun sequence DNA encoding:
- the LOC131962935 gene encoding ALK and LTK ligand 2-like — encoded protein: MLLPWLTVLSTLLVLLLAAGRCTAAALLPGSGTRVDWRLDGRSGALELVRRDLKTRTEAAEEPSGHRVKTLQRESRSLQVPDPHHKDKYIIHLTGPLYINPKCRKHFHRLYHNTRDCTIPAYYKRCARLLTRLASSPRCTER